The Lates calcarifer isolate ASB-BC8 linkage group LG6, TLL_Latcal_v3, whole genome shotgun sequence genome includes a region encoding these proteins:
- the ptpn22 gene encoding tyrosine-protein phosphatase non-receptor type 22 isoform X2: MDQQAWILRSLLVELERQEAADDETLNGIAAEFARLKSQSTKYRTDKTYPTKTAEKQENIKKNRYKDIVPFDHSRVKLTFTTTKNDTDYINASFIKGVSGSRAYIATQGPLPHTVLDFLRMLWEYNIQVVVMACREFEMGKKKCERYWPQKQEQPFVCEPFTVYCDSEESRGDYLTRMLRITYRNSSRTLKQLHYVNWPDHGVPDSIPPILEMLHEMRSYQAHDDIPICIHCSAGCGRTGALCAIDYTWNLLKKQMISLGFNIYDLVQNMRTQRPSVVQTKEQYELVYRTIKLLFQRHLQSMDAQTSRNEVTMVPSAITPDAEHDLLDLSDELELMPQFQNLLDEERDVLAQYHTSLPFTSENHIALTAKGELMEQQQWQHAFSDTWATTQNPLEGPRTSPKLVHVSQRAPAVQESIQESDDIPSLNPPPAPAVAEAICLMVEDPYFDNPMSSPSSDGVPMNPSEDAKQWTDSPIFSKPLLCLNEQTLEFTSPVSGTIEAHTDEDEPPPLPERTPESYVLAVDTEHSDPCERLSVIIPPNAAAEAVRELGGSPPSPVPPLPERTPESFELAIDQAPVEQNLEVRPAVNLNRIGMSSEWSGNSKPAANASDNETKPWVRSKSLKANLTFKVTAPGTHLDLTSNTTSNLHPIYPPLDQLTPSLLSHSEDSLTPPLPDRTPDSFIPKTEEIHEETALCPLPLETTQPSPRVGMSSEWDGTSQPKKFLDVVMTRSKTVRAKSSKQEPLIAVRQLAPPPVVVAGAGSAQVGQHDVNHRSSMNAETPGNKSDKSNEKGMSRTKSLKFFRHKQKPKIAPPPPPDQPGTPPPTYGASFSVFKFGFGNRFGKPKGPRSYPETWI; this comes from the exons ATGGATCAGCAGGCCTGGATACTGAGGAGCTTACTGGTCGAGCTGGAGAGACAGGAGGCTGCAGATGATGAGACACTGAATGGCATTGCTGCAGAGTTTGCC aggtTGAAAAGCCAGTCAACCAAGTACCGCACTGACAAGACCTACCCCACCAAGACagcagaaaagcaggaaaacatcAAGAAGAACAGATACAAGGACATTGTTCCGT TTGACCACAGCAGAGTAAAGCTCACTTTCACCACAACTAAAAATGACACCGACTACATCAACGCCAGTTTCATCAAG GGAGTGTCAGGTTCGAGGGCATACATTGCTACTCAGGGCCCTCTGCCCCACACAGTACTGGATTTCTTGAGGATGCTTTGGGAATACAACATACAG GTTGTAGTGATGGCCTGTCGAGAGTTTGAGATGGGGAAG AAAAAATGTGAGCGCTACTGGCCACAGAAACAAGAGCAGCCCTTTGTTTGTGAGCCTTTTACAGTTTACTGT gaTTCTGAGGAAAGTAGAGGAGATTATTTGACAAGGATGTTAAGGATCACTTACCGCAAT TCTAGCCGAACTTTGAAACAGCTGCACTATGTCAACTGGCCAGATCACGGTGTACCAGACTCCATCCCTCCCATTCTGGAAATGTTGCATGAAATGCGTTCCTATCAGGCTCATGATGACATCCCTATCTGCATCCACTGCAG TGCTGgctgtggtagaacaggagcCCTGTGTGCCATTGATTATACATGGAATCTCCTGAAGAAACAG ATGATCAGTCTAGGTTTCAACATCTACGACTTAGTTCAAAACATGAGAACCCAGAGGCCTTCCGTGGTTCAAACCAag GAACAATATGAGCTGGTGTACAGAACCATCAAGTTACTGTTTCAGAGACATTTGCAGTCCATGGATGCACAGACCAGCAGAAATGAG GTGACAATGGTCCCATCTGCCATCACACCTGACGCTGAACATGACCTCTTGGATCTGAGTGATGAGTTGGAATTGATGCCACAATTCCAGAACCTGCTGGATGAGGAGAGGGATGTTTTAGCACAATACCACACATCCTTGCCGTTCACATCAGAAAATCACATTGCCTTGACAGCCAAGGGCGAGCTGATGGAACAGCAGCAATGGCAACATGCCTTTTCTGATACTTGGGCCACCACCCAAAACCCACTGGAGGGACCCAGGACCTCACCCAAACTGGTGCATGTGAGCCAGAGAGCCCCTGCAGTACAAGAGAGTATACAGGAGAGTGATGACATACCGTCACTGAACCCTCCACCTGCACCAGCTGTGGCAGAAGCCATTTGTCTGATGGTGGAGGACCCCTACTTTGACAATCCTATGAGCTCCCCTTCGTCAGATGGAGTACCCATGAACCCCTCTGAGGACGCCAAACAATGGACAGATAGCCCTATCTTCAGCAAACCCTTGCTGTGTCTGAATGAACAGACTCTGGAGTTTACCTCTCCTGTCTCAG GTACTATTGAAGCTCATACAGATGAGGATGAACCTCCTCCACTTCCTGAACGAACCCCTGAATCCTATGTGCTGGCTGTGGACACAg aGCACTCAGATCCCTGTGAAAGGTTATCAGTTATCATTCCACctaatgctgctgctgaggctgtcAGGGAGTTGGGAG GCAGCCCCCCGTCACCTGTCCCCCCACTTCCAGAGAGAACCCCAGAATCATTTGAGTTGGCTATTGATCAAG CTCCTGTGGAGCAGAACTTAGAGGTCAGGCCAGCAGTGAACCTAAACAGAATAGGAATGTCTTCAGAATGGTCTGGTAACTCAAAGCCAGCTGCCAATGCATCTGACAATGAGACAAAACCTTGGGTGAGGAGTAAG AGTTTGAAAGCAAACCTTACCTTCAAAg TTACAGCACCAGGAACACATCTTGATCTTACATCAAATACAACTTCAAACCTCCATCCTATCTATCCGCCTCTGGACCAACTCACTCCTTCGCTGCTTTCTCACT CTGAAGACAGTCTGACTCCTCCCCTTCCTGACAGAACCCCAGACTCCTTCATCCCCAAAACAGAAGAGA TTCATGAGGAAACTGCCCTCTGTCCACTGCCCTTAGAAACCACACAGCCCTCACCAAGGGTAGGCATGTCATCTGAGTGGGATGGCACTTCTCAGCCCAAGAAATTCCTCGATGTTGTCATGACCAGAAGCAAG ACTGTTAGAGCTAAAAGTTCTAAACAAG AGCCCCTTATTGCAGTTCGGCAGCTCGCTCCACCTCCTGTGGTCGTGGctggagcaggaagtg CACAAGTGGGACAGCATGATGTGAACCACAGGTCCTCCATGAATGCTGAGACACCCGGAAACAAATCAGACAAAAGCAACGAGAAGGGGATGTCTAGAACAAAG AGTCTGAAGTTTTttagacacaaacaaaaac CTAAAATtgctcctccaccacctcctgatcAACCTGGAACACCACCTCCAACATATGGTGCCTCGTTTTCAGTATTCAAATTTG GATTTGGGAACCGTTTTGGTAAGCCAAAAGGCCCCAGGAGTTACCCAGAGACTTGGATTTGA
- the ptpn22 gene encoding tyrosine-protein phosphatase non-receptor type 22 isoform X1 yields the protein MDQQAWILRSLLVELERQEAADDETLNGIAAEFARLKSQSTKYRTDKTYPTKTAEKQENIKKNRYKDIVPFDHSRVKLTFTTTKNDTDYINASFIKGVSGSRAYIATQGPLPHTVLDFLRMLWEYNIQVVVMACREFEMGKKKCERYWPQKQEQPFVCEPFTVYCDSEESRGDYLTRMLRITYRNSSRTLKQLHYVNWPDHGVPDSIPPILEMLHEMRSYQAHDDIPICIHCSAGCGRTGALCAIDYTWNLLKKQMISLGFNIYDLVQNMRTQRPSVVQTKEQYELVYRTIKLLFQRHLQSMDAQTSRNEVTMVPSAITPDAEHDLLDLSDELELMPQFQNLLDEERDVLAQYHTSLPFTSENHIALTAKGELMEQQQWQHAFSDTWATTQNPLEGPRTSPKLVHVSQRAPAVQESIQESDDIPSLNPPPAPAVAEAICLMVEDPYFDNPMSSPSSDGVPMNPSEDAKQWTDSPIFSKPLLCLNEQTLEFTSPVSGTIEAHTDEDEPPPLPERTPESYVLAVDTEHSDPCERLSVIIPPNAAAEAVRELGGSPPSPVPPLPERTPESFELAIDQAPVEQNLEVRPAVNLNRIGMSSEWSGNSKPAANASDNETKPWVRSKSLKANLTFKVTAPGTHLDLTSNTTSNLHPIYPPLDQLTPSLLSHSEDSLTPPLPDRTPDSFIPKTEETVHEETALCPLPLETTQPSPRVGMSSEWDGTSQPKKFLDVVMTRSKTVRAKSSKQEPLIAVRQLAPPPVVVAGAGSAQVGQHDVNHRSSMNAETPGNKSDKSNEKGMSRTKSLKFFRHKQKPKIAPPPPPDQPGTPPPTYGASFSVFKFGFGNRFGKPKGPRSYPETWI from the exons ATGGATCAGCAGGCCTGGATACTGAGGAGCTTACTGGTCGAGCTGGAGAGACAGGAGGCTGCAGATGATGAGACACTGAATGGCATTGCTGCAGAGTTTGCC aggtTGAAAAGCCAGTCAACCAAGTACCGCACTGACAAGACCTACCCCACCAAGACagcagaaaagcaggaaaacatcAAGAAGAACAGATACAAGGACATTGTTCCGT TTGACCACAGCAGAGTAAAGCTCACTTTCACCACAACTAAAAATGACACCGACTACATCAACGCCAGTTTCATCAAG GGAGTGTCAGGTTCGAGGGCATACATTGCTACTCAGGGCCCTCTGCCCCACACAGTACTGGATTTCTTGAGGATGCTTTGGGAATACAACATACAG GTTGTAGTGATGGCCTGTCGAGAGTTTGAGATGGGGAAG AAAAAATGTGAGCGCTACTGGCCACAGAAACAAGAGCAGCCCTTTGTTTGTGAGCCTTTTACAGTTTACTGT gaTTCTGAGGAAAGTAGAGGAGATTATTTGACAAGGATGTTAAGGATCACTTACCGCAAT TCTAGCCGAACTTTGAAACAGCTGCACTATGTCAACTGGCCAGATCACGGTGTACCAGACTCCATCCCTCCCATTCTGGAAATGTTGCATGAAATGCGTTCCTATCAGGCTCATGATGACATCCCTATCTGCATCCACTGCAG TGCTGgctgtggtagaacaggagcCCTGTGTGCCATTGATTATACATGGAATCTCCTGAAGAAACAG ATGATCAGTCTAGGTTTCAACATCTACGACTTAGTTCAAAACATGAGAACCCAGAGGCCTTCCGTGGTTCAAACCAag GAACAATATGAGCTGGTGTACAGAACCATCAAGTTACTGTTTCAGAGACATTTGCAGTCCATGGATGCACAGACCAGCAGAAATGAG GTGACAATGGTCCCATCTGCCATCACACCTGACGCTGAACATGACCTCTTGGATCTGAGTGATGAGTTGGAATTGATGCCACAATTCCAGAACCTGCTGGATGAGGAGAGGGATGTTTTAGCACAATACCACACATCCTTGCCGTTCACATCAGAAAATCACATTGCCTTGACAGCCAAGGGCGAGCTGATGGAACAGCAGCAATGGCAACATGCCTTTTCTGATACTTGGGCCACCACCCAAAACCCACTGGAGGGACCCAGGACCTCACCCAAACTGGTGCATGTGAGCCAGAGAGCCCCTGCAGTACAAGAGAGTATACAGGAGAGTGATGACATACCGTCACTGAACCCTCCACCTGCACCAGCTGTGGCAGAAGCCATTTGTCTGATGGTGGAGGACCCCTACTTTGACAATCCTATGAGCTCCCCTTCGTCAGATGGAGTACCCATGAACCCCTCTGAGGACGCCAAACAATGGACAGATAGCCCTATCTTCAGCAAACCCTTGCTGTGTCTGAATGAACAGACTCTGGAGTTTACCTCTCCTGTCTCAG GTACTATTGAAGCTCATACAGATGAGGATGAACCTCCTCCACTTCCTGAACGAACCCCTGAATCCTATGTGCTGGCTGTGGACACAg aGCACTCAGATCCCTGTGAAAGGTTATCAGTTATCATTCCACctaatgctgctgctgaggctgtcAGGGAGTTGGGAG GCAGCCCCCCGTCACCTGTCCCCCCACTTCCAGAGAGAACCCCAGAATCATTTGAGTTGGCTATTGATCAAG CTCCTGTGGAGCAGAACTTAGAGGTCAGGCCAGCAGTGAACCTAAACAGAATAGGAATGTCTTCAGAATGGTCTGGTAACTCAAAGCCAGCTGCCAATGCATCTGACAATGAGACAAAACCTTGGGTGAGGAGTAAG AGTTTGAAAGCAAACCTTACCTTCAAAg TTACAGCACCAGGAACACATCTTGATCTTACATCAAATACAACTTCAAACCTCCATCCTATCTATCCGCCTCTGGACCAACTCACTCCTTCGCTGCTTTCTCACT CTGAAGACAGTCTGACTCCTCCCCTTCCTGACAGAACCCCAGACTCCTTCATCCCCAAAACAGAAGAGA CAGTTCATGAGGAAACTGCCCTCTGTCCACTGCCCTTAGAAACCACACAGCCCTCACCAAGGGTAGGCATGTCATCTGAGTGGGATGGCACTTCTCAGCCCAAGAAATTCCTCGATGTTGTCATGACCAGAAGCAAG ACTGTTAGAGCTAAAAGTTCTAAACAAG AGCCCCTTATTGCAGTTCGGCAGCTCGCTCCACCTCCTGTGGTCGTGGctggagcaggaagtg CACAAGTGGGACAGCATGATGTGAACCACAGGTCCTCCATGAATGCTGAGACACCCGGAAACAAATCAGACAAAAGCAACGAGAAGGGGATGTCTAGAACAAAG AGTCTGAAGTTTTttagacacaaacaaaaac CTAAAATtgctcctccaccacctcctgatcAACCTGGAACACCACCTCCAACATATGGTGCCTCGTTTTCAGTATTCAAATTTG GATTTGGGAACCGTTTTGGTAAGCCAAAAGGCCCCAGGAGTTACCCAGAGACTTGGATTTGA
- the ptpn22 gene encoding tyrosine-protein phosphatase non-receptor type 22 isoform X3 produces the protein MDQQAWILRSLLVELERQEAADDETLNGIAAEFARLKSQSTKYRTDKTYPTKTAEKQENIKKNRYKDIVPFDHSRVKLTFTTTKNDTDYINASFIKGVSGSRAYIATQGPLPHTVLDFLRMLWEYNIQVVVMACREFEMGKKKCERYWPQKQEQPFVCEPFTVYCDSEESRGDYLTRMLRITYRNSSRTLKQLHYVNWPDHGVPDSIPPILEMLHEMRSYQAHDDIPICIHCSAGCGRTGALCAIDYTWNLLKKQMISLGFNIYDLVQNMRTQRPSVVQTKEQYELVYRTIKLLFQRHLQSMDAQTSRNEVTMVPSAITPDAEHDLLDLSDELELMPQFQNLLDEERDVLAQYHTSLPFTSENHIALTAKGELMEQQQWQHAFSDTWATTQNPLEGPRTSPKLVHVSQRAPAVQESIQESDDIPSLNPPPAPAVAEAICLMVEDPYFDNPMSSPSSDGVPMNPSEDAKQWTDSPIFSKPLLCLNEQTLEFTSPVSGTIEAHTDEDEPPPLPERTPESYVLAVDTEHSDPCERLSVIIPPNAAAEAVRELGGSPPSPVPPLPERTPESFELAIDQAPVEQNLEVRPAVNLNRIGMSSEWSGNSKPAANASDNETKPWVRSKSLKANLTFKVTAPGTHLDLTSNTTSNLHPIYPPLDQLTPSLLSHSEDSLTPPLPDRTPDSFIPKTEEKTTQPSPRVGMSSEWDGTSQPKKFLDVVMTRSKTVRAKSSKQEPLIAVRQLAPPPVVVAGAGSAQVGQHDVNHRSSMNAETPGNKSDKSNEKGMSRTKSLKFFRHKQKPKIAPPPPPDQPGTPPPTYGASFSVFKFGFGNRFGKPKGPRSYPETWI, from the exons ATGGATCAGCAGGCCTGGATACTGAGGAGCTTACTGGTCGAGCTGGAGAGACAGGAGGCTGCAGATGATGAGACACTGAATGGCATTGCTGCAGAGTTTGCC aggtTGAAAAGCCAGTCAACCAAGTACCGCACTGACAAGACCTACCCCACCAAGACagcagaaaagcaggaaaacatcAAGAAGAACAGATACAAGGACATTGTTCCGT TTGACCACAGCAGAGTAAAGCTCACTTTCACCACAACTAAAAATGACACCGACTACATCAACGCCAGTTTCATCAAG GGAGTGTCAGGTTCGAGGGCATACATTGCTACTCAGGGCCCTCTGCCCCACACAGTACTGGATTTCTTGAGGATGCTTTGGGAATACAACATACAG GTTGTAGTGATGGCCTGTCGAGAGTTTGAGATGGGGAAG AAAAAATGTGAGCGCTACTGGCCACAGAAACAAGAGCAGCCCTTTGTTTGTGAGCCTTTTACAGTTTACTGT gaTTCTGAGGAAAGTAGAGGAGATTATTTGACAAGGATGTTAAGGATCACTTACCGCAAT TCTAGCCGAACTTTGAAACAGCTGCACTATGTCAACTGGCCAGATCACGGTGTACCAGACTCCATCCCTCCCATTCTGGAAATGTTGCATGAAATGCGTTCCTATCAGGCTCATGATGACATCCCTATCTGCATCCACTGCAG TGCTGgctgtggtagaacaggagcCCTGTGTGCCATTGATTATACATGGAATCTCCTGAAGAAACAG ATGATCAGTCTAGGTTTCAACATCTACGACTTAGTTCAAAACATGAGAACCCAGAGGCCTTCCGTGGTTCAAACCAag GAACAATATGAGCTGGTGTACAGAACCATCAAGTTACTGTTTCAGAGACATTTGCAGTCCATGGATGCACAGACCAGCAGAAATGAG GTGACAATGGTCCCATCTGCCATCACACCTGACGCTGAACATGACCTCTTGGATCTGAGTGATGAGTTGGAATTGATGCCACAATTCCAGAACCTGCTGGATGAGGAGAGGGATGTTTTAGCACAATACCACACATCCTTGCCGTTCACATCAGAAAATCACATTGCCTTGACAGCCAAGGGCGAGCTGATGGAACAGCAGCAATGGCAACATGCCTTTTCTGATACTTGGGCCACCACCCAAAACCCACTGGAGGGACCCAGGACCTCACCCAAACTGGTGCATGTGAGCCAGAGAGCCCCTGCAGTACAAGAGAGTATACAGGAGAGTGATGACATACCGTCACTGAACCCTCCACCTGCACCAGCTGTGGCAGAAGCCATTTGTCTGATGGTGGAGGACCCCTACTTTGACAATCCTATGAGCTCCCCTTCGTCAGATGGAGTACCCATGAACCCCTCTGAGGACGCCAAACAATGGACAGATAGCCCTATCTTCAGCAAACCCTTGCTGTGTCTGAATGAACAGACTCTGGAGTTTACCTCTCCTGTCTCAG GTACTATTGAAGCTCATACAGATGAGGATGAACCTCCTCCACTTCCTGAACGAACCCCTGAATCCTATGTGCTGGCTGTGGACACAg aGCACTCAGATCCCTGTGAAAGGTTATCAGTTATCATTCCACctaatgctgctgctgaggctgtcAGGGAGTTGGGAG GCAGCCCCCCGTCACCTGTCCCCCCACTTCCAGAGAGAACCCCAGAATCATTTGAGTTGGCTATTGATCAAG CTCCTGTGGAGCAGAACTTAGAGGTCAGGCCAGCAGTGAACCTAAACAGAATAGGAATGTCTTCAGAATGGTCTGGTAACTCAAAGCCAGCTGCCAATGCATCTGACAATGAGACAAAACCTTGGGTGAGGAGTAAG AGTTTGAAAGCAAACCTTACCTTCAAAg TTACAGCACCAGGAACACATCTTGATCTTACATCAAATACAACTTCAAACCTCCATCCTATCTATCCGCCTCTGGACCAACTCACTCCTTCGCTGCTTTCTCACT CTGAAGACAGTCTGACTCCTCCCCTTCCTGACAGAACCCCAGACTCCTTCATCCCCAAAACAGAAGAGA AAACCACACAGCCCTCACCAAGGGTAGGCATGTCATCTGAGTGGGATGGCACTTCTCAGCCCAAGAAATTCCTCGATGTTGTCATGACCAGAAGCAAG ACTGTTAGAGCTAAAAGTTCTAAACAAG AGCCCCTTATTGCAGTTCGGCAGCTCGCTCCACCTCCTGTGGTCGTGGctggagcaggaagtg CACAAGTGGGACAGCATGATGTGAACCACAGGTCCTCCATGAATGCTGAGACACCCGGAAACAAATCAGACAAAAGCAACGAGAAGGGGATGTCTAGAACAAAG AGTCTGAAGTTTTttagacacaaacaaaaac CTAAAATtgctcctccaccacctcctgatcAACCTGGAACACCACCTCCAACATATGGTGCCTCGTTTTCAGTATTCAAATTTG GATTTGGGAACCGTTTTGGTAAGCCAAAAGGCCCCAGGAGTTACCCAGAGACTTGGATTTGA
- the LOC108888262 gene encoding LOW QUALITY PROTEIN: uncharacterized protein LOC108888262 (The sequence of the model RefSeq protein was modified relative to this genomic sequence to represent the inferred CDS: deleted 1 base in 1 codon) codes for MKILCLILLFDASLQLQCDKREITAHIGGEFVLVCKYDTNRYLFSKKYWCRGESRNTCEILADSEHPDERRRSNMIDSRTRGLFVKVTSLQFDDTGAYWVGIDKIYADIMTSVNVVVTESKNKTFVPVPVSKPRLWPLSSLVDRLTCWGQPVTVRCDCTKGTGIHYAWYQRTHHEDLLLHLSSDLHLHCGAVEKDSDYYCIASNDISSQGSDILSVQVLMPADNSCIYVVNMHGQPIYNCADRMTTTTAKTTTLTSCQATMTVHTDTGNQSLQINKTHQDLFWVWSGMPLWYALLRWGSFASLLISLWFILKYTKTRHKKRAKRGRRRRRRAHVKKMQHLAH; via the exons ATGAAGATACTGTGTCTGATTTTGCTTTTTGATG CAAGTCTTCAGCTCCAGTGTGATAAAAGAGAGATCACAGCACATATTGGAGGTGAATTTGTTCTTGTCTGCAAGTATGACACAAACCGATACCTGTTCAGTAAAAAGTACTGGTGTCGAGGGGAATCCAGAAACACCTGTGAGATTCTGGCGGATTCAGAACATCCTGATGAGAGACGCAGGTCTAACATGATAGATAGCAGGACG AGAGGGCTGTTTGTGAAAGTCACAAGTCTCCAATTTGATGACACTGGAGCCTACTGGGTTGGGATTGACAAAATATATGCTGACATCATGACTTCCGTTAATGTGGTCGTCACTGAAAGtaagaataaaac CTTTGTGCCAGTTCCTGTGTCTAAACCCAGACTTTGGCCCTTGAGCTCTCTGGTGGATAGGCTAACATGTTGGGGGCAGCCAGTGACTGTGCGCTGCGATTGCACAAAGGGCACTGGCATTCATTACGCCTGGTATCAACGCACTCACCACGAGGACTTACTTCTTCACCTGTCTTCAGACTTGCACTTACACTGTGGCGCAGTGGAAAAGGACAGCGATTATTACTGTATTGCCAGTAACGACATAAGCAGTCAGGGGAGTGATATCCTCTCTGTGCAGGTTCTGATGCCTGCAGACAACAGCTGTATCTATGTTGTTAATATGCATG GCCAACCCATTTATAACTGTGCGGACAGAATGACCACCACCACGGCCAAAACAACAACTCTGACTTCCTGCCAAGCAACCATGACAGTCCACACTGACACAGGAAACCAGTcattacaaataaacaaaactcatCAAGATTTGTTTTG GGTATGGTCTGGGATGCCACTCTGGTATGCATTGCTGCGTTGGGGTTCTTTTGCATCCTTGTTGATATCTCTGTGGTTCATtcttaaatacacaaaaacaagacacaaaaaacGTGccaagagggggaggaggaggaggaggagggctcaCGTTAAGAAAATGCAGCATTTGGCTCACTGA